In Dehalococcoidia bacterium, a single window of DNA contains:
- a CDS encoding cupredoxin domain-containing protein, with the protein MALIAAVATAMACGGSSGSEGGSGAPSTGPASEARTAVQINAAALKFDTKTIVLPAKSDVTVSLRNEDAGVLHNLAIYKKADGTGKVFAGELFNGIETREYRFKTPEPGTYYFRCDAHPEMSGTVKVQ; encoded by the coding sequence GTGGCATTGATTGCGGCGGTTGCGACGGCCATGGCCTGCGGCGGCTCTAGCGGTTCCGAAGGCGGCTCGGGAGCGCCGTCCACGGGACCGGCTTCGGAAGCCCGGACCGCGGTGCAGATCAACGCTGCCGCCCTTAAGTTCGACACGAAGACGATCGTCTTGCCGGCGAAGAGCGACGTGACGGTGAGCCTGCGCAATGAGGACGCTGGGGTGCTGCACAACCTCGCCATCTACAAGAAGGCAGACGGTACTGGCAAGGTCTTCGCGGGCGAGCTATTCAATGGCATCGAGACCCGCGAGTACAGGTTCAAGACGCCTGAGCCGGGTACCTACTACTTCCGCTGCGACGCTCATCCGGAGATGTCCGGCACAGTCAAAGTGCAATAG